TTTGCGGCCGCGCAGCTCGATCGACTTCATCAGCGTCCAGCGCTGCTGCTCCACTTCGTTGGCGGCCCGAAGTGTCGCGGCGTTAGTGAGCACGCGGCCCGGGGTGTCCTTGGCTAGGTCGGTGAGGCGGGCCGCCGCGTTGACGGCGTCGCCGATCACGGTGTACTCGAACCGGTCCGAACCGCCAATATGGCCGGCGACGACGTGGCCGGATGCGACACCGACCCCGGCCTGCAGTTTGAGCCCACGCAGCTCCTGGCGCAGTTCGCGGGCGGCTTGGAGTGCGTGGGAGGTGGCGTCGTGAAGCGCCGTGGGGGCCCCAAAAACCGCGAGCGCGGCGTCACCCTGGAACTTGTTGATCACGCCCTTATTGCGGTGGACGACACCAACCACGATCTCGAAGAACTCGTTGAGCGCGGTGACAACCTCCTCGGGGGAGTGGTTGACAGCGAAGGTCGTAGAGCCGATGACGTCGACGAAGACGACTGCCACCTTGCGGTCCTCCCCACCCAGCTCGGGCTTCTCCTCCAACGCGCGCTGCGCAACCTCGGTGCCCACGTAGCGGCCGAAGATGTCGCGCACCCGCTGGCGCTCGGTCAGGCCGCGCATCATCTCGTTGAAACCGGCCTGAAGAACACCGATCTCTGAGCCGTCATAGATGTCCACCTGAGTGTTTGACTCGCCGCGGCGGACTTTGTTGACCGCCTCCTGCAGCTCCTTGATCGGGTCGACCACGCCCATGATGGCGAAGATCGTTCCCAGGCTTCCCGTCACTAAGGCAGTCAGACACAGCGCCGCAACGGCGGGCATGAGCTCGCCGGGGGCGTCGGTGAAGAAGCCGCTGCGCTGCGCCCACACGAGCAGCAGAACGCCGACAAGCGGGAGGGCGGTGGTGGTGAACCAGGTCATGTACAAGCGGGTCTTGATCGGCGGCTCGAGCGTCGAGTCCTCGAAACGCCGCGCCAGAGCGGAGGCGGCGATGGGGCGCACTAGGCGGGCGGCCTGAACGTACGTCAAAAGCGCCACCACCAGGCAGGCCATGAGGGTGGAGACCACGACGACGAGGGTCAGGCGGGCGTCGACACGCGAGGTTGCGATGGTGGCGATCGCGATGCCGATCAGCCACACGGCAACCACGATCGCGGTCTGCAGCGTGGGGATACGCATCACGAGGTTGCGCACCATGTTCGGGTCGTGGCGCTCGGGTTCGCGCTGCCACTCGAGCACGGGCCTGAATAGGAAGAAGGTGACCACGATGCCGACGACGACTGCGAAGGCGAAATAACTCACCCCGAGCACACCGAGGCCGCCGCCGGTGACGGAGAGCTGTTCAACCTCCGCCATCGGGATGAAGTAGCGAATGAACGTCATGATGGCGATGGCGCCGAAGACGTTGGTGCCCAGCACGGTCGCGGCGTAGAGGGGCCACGATGTGCCCCACAGCCACTTGAAACCGCGCCAAATTCTACCCACGACGAACTACCTTAATGGGATGGCGGTGCTCGCGGGGCAGCTAGTAGTGTTGCGTGCGTGACTGGGGCTAGCGTGACGGAGCGCCTCGCGGACATTCCGCGTGTGCGCGAGACGATCCTGCGGGCGGCCGAGGCGGCGCGCGGCGGGGAGGGCGTGGACACGTACGCCATGGCGCATGCGTGGCTCTTCACCGGCCCTCCCGGCGCCGGGCGCTCCAACACGGCCGTGGCGTTTGCCGCGGCCCTGGTGTGCACGGACCCGCACGAGATCGGCTGCGGGCGCTGCGTGAACTGCCGCGGTGTCTTCTCCGGTTCCCACACCGACGTCGTCCGCATCGTGCCGGAGGAGTTGTCCATCTCGGTCGAGACGGTCCGCGGCATCATTCACCAGGCTTCGCGCCTGCCGACCGTGGGCGCGTGGCGGGTCATCATCATCGACGAGGCGGACCGCTTTTCGACGGCCGCGGCCGACGCCTTCCTCAAAACCGTCGAAGAGCCCCCTGCCTCAACCGTGATCATCCTGTCCGCGCCGTCGACGGACCCGGAAGACTTCTCTCCCACGCTGCGCTCGCGCTGCCGCCACGTGTACATCCCGGCACCGTCGGAAAGCGAGATCGTGCGGATTCTGACCCAAGAGGAAGGGGCGAGCGAGGACGTCGCTCGTCTGGCCGCGGCCGCGTCGCTGCACCACATCGGTCGGGCTCGCCGACTTGTGAAAGAGAAGGGTGCGCAGGTGCACCGGGCCCAGGTGATCAACCTGGCGGAGATGGTCTTCCACGGTGACGAGGCGTTCAAGGCCGTCGGTGCGCTGATCAAGGCCGCTGAGAATGAGGCGGTGGCCTCACACGAGGAGGCCGACGCTCTGGAGCGTGAGAAGCTGGAGCAGGCGCTCGGCGTGGGAGCGAAGGGTAAGGGGGCGGTGAAGGCCTTGCGGGGCGCGGCCTCCAGCGTGAAGAAGCTGGAGACGCAGCAGAAGGCCCGCGGCACGCGTCGCACCCGCGATGTACTCGACCTCGTGCTGGTGGACCTCGCTGGCGTGTACCGCGACGCGCTCGTCGTGCAGAGCGACGCGCGGGTGGGCCTGACGCACCCGGACTTCGAGGGCTTGTCCGCGGAGATCGCGCAACGCGTCTCGCGCGAGGGCCTCGTCGCGTGCCAGGACGCCATCGCGAAATGCCGCGAAGGCCTCGACCAGAACGTCACCCCGGTCATCGCCTTCAACGGCATGCTCGGCCGCATCCGCCAAGCCTGCAACGTTAAATAACCTGCGGGTTTTCTCGCACGCCACGTCCTAGGTTAAGCTATTTTATCGGTCCGCCCGTCATGCGCGTGCGACCGGCCGCCTTAGCTCAGTCGGTAGAGCATCTCACTCGTAATGAGAAGGTCGCGAGTTCGATTCTCGCAGGCGGCTCCATGCTCAGCGTTTAGCGCCGAGGCTTAAACTGCGGCCCTCACATGGTGGTGGGCGGCTGCGGGCCTCGATTGACGCCCGTCGATGATAACTGCCCCGTAGCTGTCGGTGCCATCCACATTCCGCTAGCTGTCCCAGCTGCGAGACGTGTGCGCCCTCACCCCATCCACAGGACGGTGCGTAGCTCCGCGAAGAGCTCGGGGCGGATGCTGTGGGTTACCGTTCGGCCAGCGCGGTGTTTCTGAAGAAGGCCGGCTTCGGTCAACTTTTTCAGATGGTAGGAAACGGTTGGCTGGCTCAATCTGACGAGTTCGGTGAGCTCGCTGACGCTGATTGGACCGCAGCCGCTCTTCGCTAACTGCGACAGGATCTGCAGCCTAACTGGATCTGCAAGTACCTTGAAGAGGGTGGCGTAGCGGGTGGCCTCCGCATCAGTGAGCGGACCCGTGCTCAACGAGCAGCACTCAGTGAGGTTGGGGAGGGGCTGAAGCTGGGAGGAGGCCATGCTGTTCAGCATATATTGACGAACATCAATATCGGAAGTATTTTGACATCGATAAACATCAATACTTCGAAAGGTGCTCGATGGCTCCACCGGTCAGACCCGCCCACATGTCCATCCTCGACACGCTCCTTCCGCTCTGGATCGTTCTGGCCATGATTACCGGGTTGATTCTCGGGCACGTTGTCCCCGGTCTCGGTAGCGCCCTTGGCGCCTTTGAGGTCGGTGGAATCTCATTGCCCATCGCGCTGGGGCTTTTCGTGATGATGTATCCTCCTCTGGCGAAGGTCCGCTACGAGAAGGTTCGAGCGATCACGACGGACAAGCGATTGATGCTTGTCTCGCTACTGCTCAACTGGGTTGTCGGCCCGGCTTTCATGTTTGCTTTGGCCTGGATTTTCCTGCCCGATGAGCCGGAACTGCGCACGGGCTTGATCATCGTGGGGTTGGCTCGTTGTATCGCAATGGTGCTTGTGTGGTCCGATCTGGCGTGCGGTGACCGTGAAGCAACAGTGGTGCTAGTAGCAATTAACTCGGTGTTTCAGGTTCTGATGTTCGGCGTTCTAGGTTGGTTCTACCTCCAGGTTCTTCCTTCCTGGTTAGGGCTAGAAACGACTTCCGCGGAATTCTCCTTCGCTTCAATCGTTAGCTCCGTGCTCGTTTTCTTGGGTATTCCGCTGCTGGCCGGAATCTTGTCTCGAGTGATCGGCGAGAGGACCATAGGGCGCAGTTGGTATGAGAAGAAGTTTCTACCCGCGATCTCGCCACTGGCCCAGCTCGGGCTCCTTTACACCATCGTTTTGCTGTTCTCGCTGCAGGGAGAGCACATCACTTCCCAGCCGTGGACCGTGGCACGCGCGGCAATCCCGCTGCTCGCCTATTTCATAGGCATGTTTACGTTTGCCCTGTTGGCTTCGAAAGCGTCCGGGATGGGTTATGCCCAGTCCGCGTCAGTGTCATTTACCGCAGCGGGCAACAATTTCGAGCTCGCCATCGCGGTGGCTATCGGCACATTCGGCACGGCCTCCGCGCAGGCTCTTGCGGGTACCATCGGCCCACTCATCGAAATTCCCGTATTGGTCGGGCTCGTCTATATCATTCTATGGGTTGGCCCTAGGCTCTTCCCGGGTGATCCCACTGTGCCCCCGAACCGAACCCCTTTTGCTACTTCCACCACGCCGAAAGAAACCATCTTCTCATGACAGCCAACCCCTCCGTCCTTTTCGTCTGCGTCGGCAACGGCGGTAAATCGCAGATGGCTGCTGCGCTCGCCGCCAAGCAGGCCGGTGACCGCCTGCGGGTACATTCCGCCGGTACGAAACCGGGTACCACGCTCAACGCTCAGTCCGTTGAGGCCATCGCCGAGGTCGGCGCAGACATGTCTCAAGGAATTCCGAAGAGCGTTGATCCAGAACTTCTGCGGCGGGTCGACCGCACCATCATCATCGGCGCCGACGCTGAGTTGGAGTTGCCTGCCGACGCCCGCGGTACGCTTCAGCGCTGGGTGACGGATGAGCCGTCGGAACGCGGCATCGAAGGTATGGAACGGATGCGCTTAATCCGCGATGACATCGATGCCCGCGTGCGACAGCTCGTCGAAGAGATACTAGGCCGCCGGGCCCCCTAACCTCTTGACTGAAAGGACGCGCACACTCACTCCTTATCCGTGGCTGATCTGCGCCGCCGGTAGTACACCTGGCGGCGGACTCGGGCCACCGCTTCACCGGCCTCGTTAGTGACTTCGGTGTCGAACCAGTGCAGGTACTTCGAGCCGTCGGCAGTTCTCTCCTTGATCAGCTCGAACGTCTCGTCTGGGATCTCCATGACCGCGGTGATCGTTCCCTTGCCGGGTTTGAGGAACCTGACCTCGCCCGCGACATCCCACACGCTGTATTCCTTGCCCAGCCGGGCCATGGAGGCGAGCATGAAGAACGGGTCGGTCATAGCCATGATGGTTCCGCCGAACGCGGTGCCCACGGCGTTCTGGTTGAGCTTGTTCAGCTTGTGCGCAACCACGACACGGGAGCCGTCGTCCGCGAACTCCTTGACGCGGATTCCCGCTCCGAGGAACGGGGGCCAAAAATTCATGAAGCGGCGCAGTGTTTTCGCGGACCAGTGCATGTGCTCTCCTCGCTGGGCGGGTCGGGGTTTTGCCTAGTGTAGCGCTACGCGCCAGTTCTATTCTCCGCGTTGCGACGGCGGGAGCAGGCGAGGCACCACCTTGCCAGTCGCGTTGCGGGGCAGCTCGTCGACGAAGTTGACGTCGCGGGGGATCGAGTGGTCTGCGAGGTTGTCGCGAACCCACTCGCGGACGTGCTCGGCGGTGAGCTTCTGGCCGACGTCGTCGAGGGTTCGCACCACCCACACCGCAATACGCTGGAACGTGTTCTCGTCGTCGACACCGCCGGAATGGACGTCGTCGATGCCGGGCATGCGTTCGAGGGTCTGGGTGACGGACTGGGGGTGAACGTTCTCTCCACCGACGATGATCATGTCGTCGTTTCGGCTGAGCACGTGGAGGTACCCGTCGGCGTCGAAGTATCCGAGGTCGCCCATCTCCACGAGACCGTCGATGGTCACGATGGGAGTTTCGGGGTTCGAGTACCCCTTGAGCGCCGTCTCGTTGTTGAGGAAGATGCGCCCCACCTGGCCTGTGGAAACTTCCTGATCGTTATCGTCGTAAATGCGCAGGATCGTGCCCGGAGGGACTCGGCCCGCAACGGTCGGGTCGGCGGCGATGAGCTGGGGCTCCGCGCACGCGGCCAGGGCGAGCTCCGTGGAACCGTAGTAGTTGGCAAGGATCGGACCGAACCGCTCAGTCATGCGCTCAACGATGACCGGGGTGAGAGCATTGCCGGCCGAGGCGATGAACTTCAGGCGCGACGTGTCCCATCGCTCATTGCCGGGGAGGTCGAGCATCTGCTTGAAGAAAATGGGGGACGATAGCAGCCCGTCACAGCGATAGTGGTCGATCTGACGAAAGACATTCTCGGGGTTGAACACTCGCTGGGTGACGATGGTGTTTCGAGCGCCGAGCGAGACGTTGACCGCCGACCAGCCCCAGGTGTGGAACATTGAAGCCGTGATCTGCACCGCCATGCCAGAACGCCAGGGAACGGCGTCGAGGTACCCCGCGACAACGAAAGGAAGAACGGGCTCGGGGCGCAGAATTCCCTTCGGGATACCGGAGGTGCCGGAGGACATTAAAACGATGTTGCCGTGCTCGGGAAAGGCGGGGAGACGGGGGAGGTCTTCATCACCGGCTGCGACAATGTTATCTATGGAGTCGTAGGTCCCGTGGGCGGTGCTCGTGTGGGCCCAGATCACCTGCACCTGCTGCATGATGTCGGATTCGTGGGGGATGCGGTCAGCGAATTCGTCGTCAATGAATAGCACGTTGACGTTATTCTCCTCGAAGATTCCGGCGAGCTGCTCCGGGGAGGATCCGACGTTGAGCAGGAAGAGTTCACCGCCTGCGTAACCCTTCGCCCCCATCGGGATTATGATGCCACGGCCGTTACGGGCCATGACGCCGATACGCAGCGCATCCAGACCTCGCTCTTCTTTTTGTGCGAGCAACCACCGCGCCACCGTGCGGGTCTGGTTGCGCAGCTGGCGGTAGGTGAGGACACCGTCGTCGTCGATAAGCGCGTTGCGTTCTGGGCACACGTTCGACCCCTGCTCGAGCTCTCTGGCGGTGGTGAACCGGTAGCGTGCCAATGTCGGCAAAGTCAAAAGTGTGGCCTTCAATTTTCCCTCCGTGCCGAGGAGGCCTGCTCTATTCGCGGACCTGACGAAGCGGCCGAGAGAGGTGGCGGTAAAGGCGGCGCGCTGCAGGGGGTTCAGTGGCGGCATGGGTACTACTTTCCATTTGTGATCGTGCGGGAGCGACTCCACACTCTATCGGTTTCGCGGGCGAAATCATTTCGAGCATACGATATAGGAGAGTGCCTCCTGTTGCCGAAGTTACAGATGTTGCTATTCTGTCCCCTGAAATTTGGACACGCTAAGTAACAATTCCCCCGCTTTCCGTTATTAATCTATTAAGCGCCCCGCCCCGTAAACGACAAGAGGAGCCTGTCATGACCGCTCGATCCCTCCGCCACCGCATCGCGGCGACATGCGCCGCGGCGCTCGCTGCCGTAGCCGTAGCTCAGGCGCCGCAGGCCGGTGCGCAGGAGCGCAACCTGGTCATCTTCGGCGACTCCGTCATCGCGGACCCGAATGCGCCCCAGTGGCTCAATGGCAAGCTCGGCCTGGACCCGCGTGGTTCCTCCGGCGTGGACAAGTGGTGCCCTCAGAGCCCGACCAGCTGGGGCCGGCAGGCCGCCGCCAAGCTGGGCCTTTCCCCGTGGGACTACTCCTGCACGGGTACGACAACCATCTCCCAGGGGCCGCAGCTCTACACCCAAATCGATCGCGCGCTTAACGACGGCGGACTCAACGCCAACACCGCGCGCGTCATCATTTCGACCGGCTTCAACGACACCTACAACAACGACGGCCGCCCCGACGCCGACGTGCGCCGCGATTTTGTGAATTACATGATCCCGCAAATCAACCGCATTCGCGCCGCCGCCCCGAACGCGCGGATCCAATTCGTCGGGTACCCGAAGATCACCGCGGGAGACCGCGTCTGCCTATTCCACATCGCCCCGAATTCCTCCGACTGGACTCCTTTTGCACAGGTGGAGCGTTGGGAGAACCAGGCCCAGTGGATGCAGGTGGACGCGGCGCGCGCCACCGGTACTGAGTTCCTCGACCTCAAGCCCTCGACGTGGGACAACAACATGTGCTCCCCGGACAATCAGCGCATGTGGGCCGGCCTGGTCGACTTCTACGGTGGCCCCGGCAATCTCCCCATCCACGTGAACCAGCGCGGCCACGATCACGTGTCCGACGTCATCGCGGCATCGTAACTTCCACGCTAGGCTCGGGGGCATGAGTGAACACGTCACAGGAGTCATCGCCCGCGAGAAGGGCAGCGGTGTCGAAGTGGTCGACATCGTCATCCCCGAGCCGGGCCCGCACGATGTGGTGGTCAAGGTCCAGGCGACGGGCGTGTGCCACACGGATCTCGCCTACCGCGACGGTGACATCGCCGATGAGTTCCCCTTCCTGCTCGGGCACGAGACCGCAGGCGTGGTTGATTCCGTCGGCGACGCTGTGACCCACGTCGGAGTCGGTGACTTCGTCGTTCTCAACTGGCGCGCCGTGTGCGGCGAGTGCCGCGCCTGCCGCAAAGGCGACGTGAAGAATTGCTTCAACACCCATAACGCCTCCAAGCCCATGACGCTTGTCGACGGCACCGAGCTCACGCCCGCCCTCGGAATCGGGTCATTCGCCGAAAAGACGCTCGTGCACGAGAAGCAATGCACCAAGGTCAACCCCGAGGAGGATCCGGCGGCGGCCGGGTTGCTCGGCTGCGGCATCATGGCGGGTCTGGGCGCGGCGGTGAACACGGGTGCGGTGCAGCGCGGGGAATCAGTTGCCGTCTTCGGCCTCGGCGGCGTGGGCCTCGCAGCGGTCGCCGGAGCAGCGTTGGCGGGGGCGACGACGATTGTCGCCGTCGACTTGGACCAGCGCAAATGCGACGCTGCTGAGGAGCGTTTCGGTGCAACGCACGCAATCTGCTCGAAGGGAATGAGCGAGGATGAAGTGATCGACGCGGTCCGCGCCCTGACCGGCGGTTTCGGTACAGACGTTACCGTCGATGCGGTGGGAATCCAGCCAACCTGGCGCCAGGCGTTCTACTCCCGTGATCTCGCCGGCCGCATGGTAATGGTCGGTGTCCCCAACATGACGGACCACATCGACATCCCCGCCATCGACATGTACGGCCGCGGCGGGTCGATCAAGCCCGCCTGGTACGGTGATTGCCTCCCGGAGCGGGACTTTCCCGCGTATGTGGACCTGCACATGCAGGGGCGCTTCCCCCTCGGTGAGTTCGTTTCGGAGCGGATCGGTGTAAGCGATATCGAGCAGGCCTTTGACAAAATGAAGCGCGGCGACGTGCTCAGAAGCGTGGTGGAGTTCTCGTGACATTCAGAGTCGAAAACGTTGTCACCTCGGGAGTGTTCCGCCTCGACGGCGGTGAGTGGGACGTGGATAATAACGTTTGGATCGTCGGCGACGACAGCGAGGTTTACATCATTGACGCTGCCCACGATGCCGAGGCGATTGCACAGGCCGTCGGTAACCGCACGGTCAAAGGCATCATCGCGACCCACGGCCACAACGACCACGTCGACGCCGCCCCCCTGTTGAGCAAACTTGTCGACGCCCCAGTGCACCTGCACCCGGGAGACGACATGCTCTGGTACGACGCCAACCCGACCGAGAAGTTCGTCGAGATGGAAGACGCGCAGGTCTTCCGCGTGGCGGGCACGGATCTGAAGGTGCTGTCCACGCCGGGGCATTCCCCCGGGTCAGTGGTGCTCTATGCGGAGGAAGCCGGCGAGCTGTTCTCCGGGGACACGCTTTTCCAGGGGGGTCCGGGAGCGACGGGACGTTCTTACTCGTCGTTCGAGACGATCATCGATTCGCTGCAGAAGCGCGTGCTCGACCTACCGGCGGAGACTCTTGTGCGCACCGGGCACGGAGACCACACCACGATCGGTGACGAAGCCCCGCACCTAGAGGAGTGGATCAAGCGCGGCCACTAGCCTCGTCGGGGCGGACGGCGTTCTGCAGCGCCACCGCCCGGGCGAGGCGGGCGTAGCGCAGCTCCTGTTCGCGGAAGCGGGTCCACGTGGAGATCGTCGTAAAGAAAAACGCAACGACGAGCACATAGAGCATGAGGTCGGTGCCGCGGTCCACGCCGAGCCAGTTGGCGAGGACAGTGACGTCATCGGGGCGCAGAATCGCCCACACCGCGGCGGCAATGAGGCCGACGAAACCGATCTTCACCCACGCCTTCGCGTTGGCCTTCTTGCGGTTGGTGAAAAAGTAGAAGGCCAGCGCGAGCGCGGCGACGAGGAGCAGAATTTGAATCACGGCAGCCTCCGGGCAACAATTCCGTCGGCGAGGATGTTCACGCCGTTGATCAGGGACTGCCCCTTGCTCATCGAGTACTCGGTGTAAAGGATGTCCACGGGCTCTTCGGCAACCCGCCACCCCTGGTTGTCAATCATGGAGACAATCTCTGAGGCGTGGGACATGCCGTTCATGCGGATGTTCATCTCGTCGGCGACCTTCTTGTTGAAGGCGCGCAGCCCGTTGTGCGCGTCCGAAAGGCCGAGGCGGCGGGTGCGGGGGGAGAGCATGACCACCGTCTTGAGCACGACGCGCTTAATCCAGGGAACCTGGGTGTTCTCCTGGCCGGCGAAGCGGGTGCCGACCACGATGTCGATGGGCTCCTCGCGCAGCCGCGCCACCATTTTGACAACGTCCTTGACCTGGTGCTGGCCGTCCGCGTCGAAGGTGACGAAGTAGCGCGC
This window of the Corynebacterium qintianiae genome carries:
- a CDS encoding GDSL-type esterase/lipase family protein — protein: MTARSLRHRIAATCAAALAAVAVAQAPQAGAQERNLVIFGDSVIADPNAPQWLNGKLGLDPRGSSGVDKWCPQSPTSWGRQAAAKLGLSPWDYSCTGTTTISQGPQLYTQIDRALNDGGLNANTARVIISTGFNDTYNNDGRPDADVRRDFVNYMIPQINRIRAAAPNARIQFVGYPKITAGDRVCLFHIAPNSSDWTPFAQVERWENQAQWMQVDAARATGTEFLDLKPSTWDNNMCSPDNQRMWAGLVDFYGGPGNLPIHVNQRGHDHVSDVIAAS
- a CDS encoding low molecular weight phosphatase family protein, with the translated sequence MTANPSVLFVCVGNGGKSQMAAALAAKQAGDRLRVHSAGTKPGTTLNAQSVEAIAEVGADMSQGIPKSVDPELLRRVDRTIIIGADAELELPADARGTLQRWVTDEPSERGIEGMERMRLIRDDIDARVRQLVEEILGRRAP
- a CDS encoding glycosyltransferase family 2 protein, with protein sequence MNNTQDFADTWLVIPCYNEGQVIQDVIEHARETFPNVVAVNDGSKDNSAAAIRAAGAHLVNHPVNLGQGAAIQTGVEYARSQPGARYFVTFDADGQHQVKDVVKMVARLREEPIDIVVGTRFAGQENTQVPWIKRVVLKTVVMLSPRTRRLGLSDAHNGLRAFNKKVADEMNIRMNGMSHASEIVSMIDNQGWRVAEEPVDILYTEYSMSKGQSLINGVNILADGIVARRLP
- a CDS encoding DUF2304 domain-containing protein, yielding MIQILLLVAALALAFYFFTNRKKANAKAWVKIGFVGLIAAAVWAILRPDDVTVLANWLGVDRGTDLMLYVLVVAFFFTTISTWTRFREQELRYARLARAVALQNAVRPDEASGRA
- a CDS encoding S-(hydroxymethyl)mycothiol dehydrogenase, producing MSEHVTGVIAREKGSGVEVVDIVIPEPGPHDVVVKVQATGVCHTDLAYRDGDIADEFPFLLGHETAGVVDSVGDAVTHVGVGDFVVLNWRAVCGECRACRKGDVKNCFNTHNASKPMTLVDGTELTPALGIGSFAEKTLVHEKQCTKVNPEEDPAAAGLLGCGIMAGLGAAVNTGAVQRGESVAVFGLGGVGLAAVAGAALAGATTIVAVDLDQRKCDAAEERFGATHAICSKGMSEDEVIDAVRALTGGFGTDVTVDAVGIQPTWRQAFYSRDLAGRMVMVGVPNMTDHIDIPAIDMYGRGGSIKPAWYGDCLPERDFPAYVDLHMQGRFPLGEFVSERIGVSDIEQAFDKMKRGDVLRSVVEFS
- a CDS encoding DNA polymerase III subunit delta' — its product is MTGASVTERLADIPRVRETILRAAEAARGGEGVDTYAMAHAWLFTGPPGAGRSNTAVAFAAALVCTDPHEIGCGRCVNCRGVFSGSHTDVVRIVPEELSISVETVRGIIHQASRLPTVGAWRVIIIDEADRFSTAAADAFLKTVEEPPASTVIILSAPSTDPEDFSPTLRSRCRHVYIPAPSESEIVRILTQEEGASEDVARLAAAASLHHIGRARRLVKEKGAQVHRAQVINLAEMVFHGDEAFKAVGALIKAAENEAVASHEEADALEREKLEQALGVGAKGKGAVKALRGAASSVKKLETQQKARGTRRTRDVLDLVLVDLAGVYRDALVVQSDARVGLTHPDFEGLSAEIAQRVSREGLVACQDAIAKCREGLDQNVTPVIAFNGMLGRIRQACNVK
- a CDS encoding AMP-binding protein, translating into MPPLNPLQRAAFTATSLGRFVRSANRAGLLGTEGKLKATLLTLPTLARYRFTTARELEQGSNVCPERNALIDDDGVLTYRQLRNQTRTVARWLLAQKEERGLDALRIGVMARNGRGIIIPMGAKGYAGGELFLLNVGSSPEQLAGIFEENNVNVLFIDDEFADRIPHESDIMQQVQVIWAHTSTAHGTYDSIDNIVAAGDEDLPRLPAFPEHGNIVLMSSGTSGIPKGILRPEPVLPFVVAGYLDAVPWRSGMAVQITASMFHTWGWSAVNVSLGARNTIVTQRVFNPENVFRQIDHYRCDGLLSSPIFFKQMLDLPGNERWDTSRLKFIASAGNALTPVIVERMTERFGPILANYYGSTELALAACAEPQLIAADPTVAGRVPPGTILRIYDDNDQEVSTGQVGRIFLNNETALKGYSNPETPIVTIDGLVEMGDLGYFDADGYLHVLSRNDDMIIVGGENVHPQSVTQTLERMPGIDDVHSGGVDDENTFQRIAVWVVRTLDDVGQKLTAEHVREWVRDNLADHSIPRDVNFVDELPRNATGKVVPRLLPPSQRGE
- a CDS encoding DUF4442 domain-containing protein — encoded protein: MNFWPPFLGAGIRVKEFADDGSRVVVAHKLNKLNQNAVGTAFGGTIMAMTDPFFMLASMARLGKEYSVWDVAGEVRFLKPGKGTITAVMEIPDETFELIKERTADGSKYLHWFDTEVTNEAGEAVARVRRQVYYRRRRSATDKE
- a CDS encoding ArsR/SmtB family transcription factor, encoding MASSQLQPLPNLTECCSLSTGPLTDAEATRYATLFKVLADPVRLQILSQLAKSGCGPISVSELTELVRLSQPTVSYHLKKLTEAGLLQKHRAGRTVTHSIRPELFAELRTVLWMG
- a CDS encoding MBL fold metallo-hydrolase, which codes for MTFRVENVVTSGVFRLDGGEWDVDNNVWIVGDDSEVYIIDAAHDAEAIAQAVGNRTVKGIIATHGHNDHVDAAPLLSKLVDAPVHLHPGDDMLWYDANPTEKFVEMEDAQVFRVAGTDLKVLSTPGHSPGSVVLYAEEAGELFSGDTLFQGGPGATGRSYSSFETIIDSLQKRVLDLPAETLVRTGHGDHTTIGDEAPHLEEWIKRGH
- a CDS encoding adenylate/guanylate cyclase domain-containing protein; this encodes MGRIWRGFKWLWGTSWPLYAATVLGTNVFGAIAIMTFIRYFIPMAEVEQLSVTGGGLGVLGVSYFAFAVVVGIVVTFFLFRPVLEWQREPERHDPNMVRNLVMRIPTLQTAIVVAVWLIGIAIATIATSRVDARLTLVVVVSTLMACLVVALLTYVQAARLVRPIAASALARRFEDSTLEPPIKTRLYMTWFTTTALPLVGVLLLVWAQRSGFFTDAPGELMPAVAALCLTALVTGSLGTIFAIMGVVDPIKELQEAVNKVRRGESNTQVDIYDGSEIGVLQAGFNEMMRGLTERQRVRDIFGRYVGTEVAQRALEEKPELGGEDRKVAVVFVDVIGSTTFAVNHSPEEVVTALNEFFEIVVGVVHRNKGVINKFQGDAALAVFGAPTALHDATSHALQAARELRQELRGLKLQAGVGVASGHVVAGHIGGSDRFEYTVIGDAVNAAARLTDLAKDTPGRVLTNAATLRAANEVEQQRWTLMKSIELRGRKKMTQLARPVRSTLADRY
- the arsB gene encoding ACR3 family arsenite efflux transporter, with translation MAPPVRPAHMSILDTLLPLWIVLAMITGLILGHVVPGLGSALGAFEVGGISLPIALGLFVMMYPPLAKVRYEKVRAITTDKRLMLVSLLLNWVVGPAFMFALAWIFLPDEPELRTGLIIVGLARCIAMVLVWSDLACGDREATVVLVAINSVFQVLMFGVLGWFYLQVLPSWLGLETTSAEFSFASIVSSVLVFLGIPLLAGILSRVIGERTIGRSWYEKKFLPAISPLAQLGLLYTIVLLFSLQGEHITSQPWTVARAAIPLLAYFIGMFTFALLASKASGMGYAQSASVSFTAAGNNFELAIAVAIGTFGTASAQALAGTIGPLIEIPVLVGLVYIILWVGPRLFPGDPTVPPNRTPFATSTTPKETIFS